One Artemia franciscana chromosome 15, ASM3288406v1, whole genome shotgun sequence genomic window carries:
- the LOC136036711 gene encoding E3 ubiquitin-protein ligase RNF4-like isoform X1: MGALFTMPRTTVTRRRQGAGINHSTIILSSPESQNGTVRNRSVTRSRTRQANPSTLRQTALTRTRQTSLSDSPNDNLHQAVFRPRTRNSVRRQRVSRTDSSSRRPHARTVRPESAVPLVNIDNDNDEEESLLTDMTNQHSSENEVIDLTCESDIVMLDEDFPVVIQENPIENVHRHNWRAQTSRASRRAPSLLDIQVDVDLPRARTQGQRTVNVTIDLDRSDYFPHSPSEPPPSPDSDLGISSEAQGSSEATVQCGICFDTLGQMKTADKKVMSTFCGHLFCGPCLSSAIKNARVCPQCRKTLTLNKIHQIFI; this comes from the exons A TGGGAGCATTGTTCACGATGCCAAGGACAACAGTAACAAGAAGGAGACAAGGTGCTGGTATTAACCATTCAACAATTATATTATCTTCTCCAGAGTCTCAGAACGGAACAGTTCGAAACCGATCTGTAACTCGTTCGAGGACTCGACAGGCAAATCCCTCAACCCTTCGACAGACAGCTCTCACAAGGACTCGACAGACAAGTCTATCAGATTCCCCTAATGATAACCTGCACCAAGCTGTTTTTCGTCCAAGGACTCGAAATTCTGTCAGAAGGCAACGCGTATCTCGTACTGATTCAAGTTCGAGAAGGCCTCATGCCAGAACGGTCAGGCCCGAATCAGCTGTGCCATTGGTAAACATAGACAA TGACAATGATGAAGAAGAATCTTTACTGACTGACATGACCAATCAACATTCTTCTGAAAACGAAGTAATTGACCTGACTTGTGAAAGTGATATTGTTATGTTAGATGAAGATTTTCCAGTTGTAATCCAAGAAAACCCCATTGAAAATGTACATCGTCACAACTGGCGAGCCCAAACATCTCGTGCCAGCAGACGTGCCCCATCCTTGCTTGACATTCAAGTCGATGTAGATCTACCACGTGCACGCACTCAAGGCCAGCGTACTGTCAATGTTACCATTGATTTAGACAGAAGTGATTACTTCCCTCATAGTCCATCTGAGCCTCCCCCAAGTCCCGATTCTGATCTAGGCATCAGTAGTGAAGCTCAAGGCTCGTCTGAAGCTACAGTGCAATGTGGGATTTGTTTTGACACACTGGGTCAAATGAAGACTGCAGATAAAAAAGTTATGTCAACATTTTGTGGTCATTTATTTTGTGGCCCTTGTCTATCAAGTGCTATCAAGAATGCGAGAGTCTGTCCTCAGTGTAGAAAGACACTAACATTGAACAAGATTcatcaaatattcatttaa
- the LOC136036711 gene encoding E3 ubiquitin-protein ligase RNF4-like isoform X2 — protein MPRTTVTRRRQGAGINHSTIILSSPESQNGTVRNRSVTRSRTRQANPSTLRQTALTRTRQTSLSDSPNDNLHQAVFRPRTRNSVRRQRVSRTDSSSRRPHARTVRPESAVPLVNIDNDNDEEESLLTDMTNQHSSENEVIDLTCESDIVMLDEDFPVVIQENPIENVHRHNWRAQTSRASRRAPSLLDIQVDVDLPRARTQGQRTVNVTIDLDRSDYFPHSPSEPPPSPDSDLGISSEAQGSSEATVQCGICFDTLGQMKTADKKVMSTFCGHLFCGPCLSSAIKNARVCPQCRKTLTLNKIHQIFI, from the exons ATGCCAAGGACAACAGTAACAAGAAGGAGACAAGGTGCTGGTATTAACCATTCAACAATTATATTATCTTCTCCAGAGTCTCAGAACGGAACAGTTCGAAACCGATCTGTAACTCGTTCGAGGACTCGACAGGCAAATCCCTCAACCCTTCGACAGACAGCTCTCACAAGGACTCGACAGACAAGTCTATCAGATTCCCCTAATGATAACCTGCACCAAGCTGTTTTTCGTCCAAGGACTCGAAATTCTGTCAGAAGGCAACGCGTATCTCGTACTGATTCAAGTTCGAGAAGGCCTCATGCCAGAACGGTCAGGCCCGAATCAGCTGTGCCATTGGTAAACATAGACAA TGACAATGATGAAGAAGAATCTTTACTGACTGACATGACCAATCAACATTCTTCTGAAAACGAAGTAATTGACCTGACTTGTGAAAGTGATATTGTTATGTTAGATGAAGATTTTCCAGTTGTAATCCAAGAAAACCCCATTGAAAATGTACATCGTCACAACTGGCGAGCCCAAACATCTCGTGCCAGCAGACGTGCCCCATCCTTGCTTGACATTCAAGTCGATGTAGATCTACCACGTGCACGCACTCAAGGCCAGCGTACTGTCAATGTTACCATTGATTTAGACAGAAGTGATTACTTCCCTCATAGTCCATCTGAGCCTCCCCCAAGTCCCGATTCTGATCTAGGCATCAGTAGTGAAGCTCAAGGCTCGTCTGAAGCTACAGTGCAATGTGGGATTTGTTTTGACACACTGGGTCAAATGAAGACTGCAGATAAAAAAGTTATGTCAACATTTTGTGGTCATTTATTTTGTGGCCCTTGTCTATCAAGTGCTATCAAGAATGCGAGAGTCTGTCCTCAGTGTAGAAAGACACTAACATTGAACAAGATTcatcaaatattcatttaa